In Primulina huaijiensis isolate GDHJ02 unplaced genomic scaffold, ASM1229523v2 scaffold23605, whole genome shotgun sequence, the sequence AAGTACATAATCACAAACATCACAATCCAATCAAACCAATGATCAAGCTATACAGTTCAGCTAACAAGCCACAGATTCAATTTGCATAATTTTCTTACCTTCTCCAAGAACCAAGGATGATCAACAAAAACACGATCAACTCCACGTTTGTAGCAGTGGAAAAATCTGACGGTCTCAACTCTGTCTCCAACTGTTATCTGCAATTAGTTTGTGATCATGCACAATGAACCTTCAAATAGAAAATGCATAAACATGCAACCCAGAAAAATAATTAACCTCAACAAGCACATTAGTGTCCCAAGCGTCTTTATACTGATCATAACGTGGACAAATTGTCATCACTCTATGTCCAAGTGCCTGgatgataaattaatttcataacATCGTTAGAGGATAGTACAAATAGTGATCAAAATGATCATGACTTCCACTTGAACGAGCAAagcaaaacaaagaaagaaggATGCGTACCGCCAAAGCTGGAGGCAACCCTCCCAAAACATCACCAAGCCCGCCAGTTTTACACCACGGAGCAACCTCAGTCGACAGCAAAACCACAGACATACCCACTCCACAGATAATTGTTCCTCCTGATGGCTTGTCCTTCTCAGTTTTGTTTACAGTGCATCTGGATAGTTTCGAAGTTGTGACTTTCCCACTGATATCAATCTTGTTTACCGATCTCAACCCACTGTGAGTCACAGTTTGGTTCCTCAGGCCTATCTGCGCCAGGTTTGTTTTGGTATCAACAGAAGTGGCTCCGCCATTTATATGTGACACAAAGTGTGAAGCCGTCACAGCTGCCATCCCCAACACCTCACTCTGAACATCAAAACAAGTATAAGGATAATTATAATTGCAAATgccatcaaaacttaaaatattaaaaccatACTTCTCAAAGTAAGCCAAAACTTTAGGTTTTCAAACTTAGCGGATTACACTTTCTAAACTTCAGAGTATTAGACTCAAGACTTAGTCAAGTAACATTACCAACTACCAATGAACGTAAAACAAAACATGCAGAAAACCTCGTAACAAATAACAATCAGCATATTAGTAAGTTATTAGTAaacttacacacacacacacacacacactccaTAAGATTTGAATAAACAGTTAAGATTATGTAAAGCATAAGATTAGGAATCGAATCATCAGAAACAAGCACAAAATCCGATCTAATATTCGCGCACTCTCCCCGAAAAAATGAAGGAAAATCGTTACATTCTACCTGTAAAACAGCAGAGAGAGTTGGAGACGAGCTCGCGATGGCACGGTTGCGCTGAAACTGAAGTGAATGATTGAGGAACGGGGAGGAGCCTCCCATTTTGTAGTACTGCCTCGTTGACACGTGTCACGACAGTAGTGGCTCAGGTATATGCGAATAAAAATTTAGAAGAATATTTCACTTTAACCCCATTTATATGGGGTCCACCAGTTCATAGTccactaaattttttaaaatcaacttCTCGGATCCTGTGACGACATTGCATCGACAATTCCAAATTTAGAGGCGTTGATTTCACGAGGTTGGAGAGATTTTTTTCTCCTCCCTCGCTAAACGACGTCGTAGTGCGTCTGATTTGTCAGTTCACGGCTATTATCGTGAGTGGGTTCCCTCTTAGACATAAAATACCAATAAGGTGGGAAACCATCAGAATTCAAAGTAGACAGACCCATTGGCATATCTTGTAGTCTTTTTTAGTCGAGTTGGTTCGATAATGAAGTTACGATACATTACAAAAAATTGAAGTTACGATACATTTATTTTccagttattattaattaacttaatcttatagcaaatatttttaaatcatgcTTATTATTAATTAACTTAATATTATAGCAAAGATTTTTTAATCATATGCTCCCTAACAAAAGAAAATTACTGAATATCCGACTACTAACTACCACAAGTACTGGAGAACTCAAATTTCTCAAAATTGAAGTTATTTCGAAATAAATAATCGACAAAATCATCGTCAAGAAGACAGCCAATATATAATGTAGAACCTTTTCTTGCTTGTACACAATAAAGAGGGAGCGAGAATTTCAGCGAAGATACTGAGTAGACGTCGAGGAATCTATCTGCCCTTTAGTATCAACTACAACCATGTAAAGATTTGACCCTTTCGAAAACGACCCCAAGAAAGAGTATCAGGATCCCTTCGGTTACAACCTCCTACCGACTTTGGCAAATCTTCTTGCAACTCCAAATATAACAGCCTTGGTCAAGAGCCCTCCATCAAAAGAACAAGCTAGCGCAATGACCCCTCCAATGACTAACATCTTCGCTATCCCACCTCTCGAATGCTTGTCCCCCTTTGAATACTGAGGCTCGACAATTGATGAACTGTCGGAGCCATTCTCTAGGGATTCTAATGAGTCGACACAAACTTTAGTGTTTACTTGAGCCATTAAAGCGCTGCGAGAAAGAGTTGCTCCAGACGCCCTGTGCTTCTGGTACGCACGCAACCCAGGCTCGATTTTCTTGACAGCACCCCACATGCCTTGACGCACACCTAGTTTTGCAATCTCCCAAGGAATACCCATGTCTTCGTGATGGAACAGGAGAATCTCACAAGCAGTTGTTCGACCATCTCTCTTTGACTCAGCTGAACCACAAAATTCAAGGAGAAAAATCTGTTAGGTAAgttaaatttcttatttcagAAATTTCGACATTGTGGAAGCCGTCTAAAAAATTGGATTTTTAGTTGGTTAATTTTTTGTCTAACAACCCACCCAACCAGTTCCTGGAGTCTCGTTGGGGCTAAGCTAATTCAAAGTCGAGCTCAGTTTGACCACATTTTGGGAAAGTAGACTTGACTTGGAGACCTAACTTATGGGAAAACGAACTCTTACCACTCAGGTTAGCAAGTGTTGGTTTAGGCTGGGgttttagtaaatttaaaacGTGCAATAAATCGTATTGGAGTTATGCCACAGAAAATTAATACCTGCGCGGATGCACCAACTAGAATAATATAAATCTACACGCCTTGGTTTACTGAGACGGGGCACGGAGGAGGATGGCACTCCCTGTCAACGCAAAATCAAATGGGTATGAATATCCTCAGAAAGGTACACCAGTTGCTAAATGAATTTAAGAAACTATAATGTAACAGTTGATACATCTAGATTGCATTCATTTCATAGCTGCACGAATACCATTTCTATTAGTAATGACTTTAATATAACATAAGATTGGGGCACCAATTCCTCTAGATAGCATATCTACGGGAAATCATTTCAAATATTAGAATATATGAAGGAAAGCCAAGGATAAATATGTGTTCCTCCATCTATTTCCCTCTTACATTTATGCAAGCAAACCGACACTTCATCAATAATTTGCTGAGTTAAATCAACGAATGAGCAGGAAAAAAAACACAATGCCAAAAGTGAACTCGTGATACTCAAGCCTTCTGACAATTATTATTTGCTCTATTAACGTCTTCTCTTGAAAAAGACAAAACAACAGAAAACGCCCTGACACTTTAGTTACATATGAACTTAAGTAGTTAATGACTCTAAAACAAAAGGATATCTCTCAAGTTGGTTGCACCAAGTCTGTGATGGTGAACAGATTTATTATTCCAGGACTGGGTTGTCTAGAGCAAAAGAAGCACAAGAGCAAAAAATTGCAGCTCAAATGGAACATCATACAGACTACGCCAAGAATCTCATAAAAATTGTGGTAGAGACCACGACAATAAACTAAAGTTGCTGAACAATTCAACTCATCCAAGAATAGCAGCTTTTAAGCCTAATGCTGAGAATAAGAAAGATTTCAACTTATCAAAGAACAGCAAGCCATTACTCTAAGAATCTCAGCTACTACAATATCAACTCAAGGTGTAACTGTTTATCGGCGTGTCAATCTGAGATAGGAAGAACAAGCTTAAGCAATGCCAGAATAATATCTTCTCTTACCTTTGTTACACAATAATAAGCATTTCCAGATTGCCAAATTCGACGACCTATGATGTATTCTCTGTCGCTACAAAAGAAGGGAAACTGCACCAAACCATAAAGAATTTTATCAATCTCCCCATGGTGCAACCGAAAGAAACaaatagcataaaaaataacataaaaaccaAAAGTTCTTCCTACCTTGCGCACCCATTGAACATGCATCGTCCCTGTGGTGGGGCATTCATCCAAAGTTTCGTAGTGTATTAACATATCGTCCCATTTCGACCTAAACTCATCATCCCAGAAGAAATCCCTCAACATCTCAGGCGTGGCATCTTCATAAATAGTTCGGCTACGATATTGCGGAGGTCCATtctatatttcaaaaaaatcacATAATTGCACAAATCATCAATAAAATCACCAGTGCAAAGTCACATGACTGCACAAATCAGCGACAAAATCACGAGAGTTTAACATAATTCCACAAATCATCAACAAAATCATAAGAGAGGAGTGAAACTCACATGATCACACAAATCGTCAATAAAATCACAAGAAAGTAGTCACAATCTAGCGCAATAGCATAGATCATCATTACAACCACAAGAAAGCAGAGAAAACTCAATTCTACAATAAAATTTAGCAAAACTACAATGTCTAGAATACAGATACACAATCTGCAAAGAATTGCACCTCGGGATCTCTTCTCCAAGCCTGGTAGCTCATACTGAGCGTTGACCTATTCATCATCTGGATCCAAGCAGGGCCCCCATCTTTTTCCTCGACcaaattatgaaaatgtttacaatCATCCCAATTCATAATGCTTGATTTGCCATTCTCCAACTTCGACGAACTGGTTACATAAATTTCAACTTGTCAAGATATATTAATTGTattcataattatattaaatacgAACAATGCCTTCACACGAGTGAACCAACAACTGAACAAGTTTGTAAAGTGTTGGGAAATCAAAAGCTTCGGCGCCAACCTTAAATTATGACTAGAAACAGAAGGCAATGAAGAGTTTTCCTTCTCAAGACCAGAATCAGGTAACCTAGAAATGTAACTGGGTAATTGCAGTTTCAATGAGCTCAAGCTTGGCATAGAAGCGTAGAATTGTGGAAACACCGTTTCCGATCTTGACGTAGATAATGAATCATCTGGCTTTGGCTCTTCCTTAATTGAAGTAAAATCAACAAGTTTGATGTTCTGATTAGCCCATTTAGGCTTCCATGCCCAACCCACAAAAACTCCAACGACCAGAGCTATCCAGATGGGCGATATGAACTCCATCAGCTCAAAGAACAGATCCACAATTTTGGGACTCTGAAAATTCACAAGAAAAGAAGAAACCAACGCCATGTGTTACAAACAAGTAACCAACATCAGCCCCTCGAACCAGCCAGATGCAGATTAAGCCTGCCAGCACAACGATGGCTCGAGGGGTCTTAAAGAAAAGATAGGATAAACTCTCAACAGTCCCAAAATGGATAATGAATAAAAGCTGGAGGAGGAGGAGAAAGAAAAAATGGATAAGAATGgcaatgataaaaatatataaaagaaaagatTCAGCAAAGTTACGCTGGACTGCAACTGGTGGATTTCTGCGGCATGTGTAAACGTGCGCTCCAAGAAGAAAATCTATCCAAAGATGGAGAGAGGCGAGGAGAAGATAAGGGTGTGCGAGAAGCGGTAGATGGAACGGTTCGCTAGGATTCCTGTGGGTCCAGTTTCAATTCCCTTCACGGAACAAAATTTGGCGGCCTCTCCGTCCTTTTGCGACCTCGAATCTATCGACGATATCCAAAATTGAGTGGAAACCAAACCCAGATGACAGAATCAGAAATGGTGCAGAGTCTAATGGGGATTTAAGAGAGGGTTGCGGATGGTGATTTTCTTGCAAGCTTCCTCGGTATAATATACGTAGGATTGAAGTAATTTGGTCAGTGATGTGCGCCGCGTTCTCATTTTTCACGTTTGATGCATGACTTAAAACACATTTTAGTGCCAACAATTCAATCTCCGTCCACTCTTTCTTATTCATCAACTCCAAAATACAAACTtattacttatttttatttgaattattctAGTCAATTCAAAAACTATTTGATTCacatttgaaattattaaattcgaACTGAACTAAAACTCGACTTATTTTGTTCGAgagatataatattttatttttataatatatctCATAAATTTTGGGTCTTTATTTTCAAGTAGCTTGtgaacatatttaaatatttcgaGTCGAACTCGAATATTGATTCTAATTGGATTCGAgtcaaaattattaaaattttctaacttcaaaatagaATCGAACTCGAGTTCAAAAATATCtagtttaatattaaaaaaaatcatagtcAGATCGATTCGGTTCGTTTATGTCATTAGTTGTAATAGTTCTGTAATAAGTTTTATTTggtgtaaatttattttttatagctaaattttaaaattttgtaaataaaataatcgaTTCTTACTATTTtcctaaataatttattctcaaatatttATACATGAATCGATTtaccttcaaaaaaatattataaaaaccgaccaaaataaaaatttgacttcataaatatttaacatttggAGAGGGTCGAtgctaatttatttctaaacttGAATGTAAATTGTCCCAATAGTCTCATGTACATGAAGTTGAATTCCCAACATTTCTTGCTCAATAATTTATTCATGCAAATGTTGCTTTAATtgatctaaatatttttttttggtcaaCTGTTATTCTTTTTCGACAGttgaatgaaataaataatatttttggtacTGTTCTTTTAAACTCTAAAGAATATTGATTTTATAGAAATTAAATAGCAGGTCTCTTTTGAGACaatctcatgaatctttatctgtgagacatgtcaatcttaccgatattcacaataaaaattaatattcttatcataaaaagtaatattttttcatggatgacccaaataatatattcgactcacgaaattgatccgtgaaaccgtctcccagagtttttgtgaaaattaAATGACCCCACTGGGTACAAATTTGAAAACTTGACCTTTCTATTTTGATTAAATTCAAAGTTTTTCGAATTGATAATCTTTTTtcatccatccaaacttaagtTAAAAGGATAATAATAAGGGAAGAAAAAGGGTATCCAAGGAAAAATTGTTCTATTTTGGAAACTAGAATTAATTATCATAACAATATCTTTAcggtgtaaataaataaataatatgaaataGTTGTGATTTGGACAATGTCCATCCACATTTCATACGATCTGTTTTTGAGCAACAAGCGGGGACTGTTTAAAAAGTGTCTGTTTTCCTTCGTCAAATTAAAATAGtcaaaaacatatttaaatttattcgtTGGACTGTTAAATTTATAgcaaaaaattgtaatattggTCATGGAAGTCTTATCAAAATTCACTATtggtttgtttttgttttttttaattttatttattttttcgatATGACGTTAATATGAGTAAATGACACTTATACGACATCTACATGACTCCAACATTATATTGACTTAACAGTATCACATCACACATTTCTAATGAAAACTAactcaaatttcaaaaataaaagagaaaacatACCTGATTAATACTGAAATTTATCAATAGagattatcaaaataatatatatatatatacttcgaGAATTGATGGTCTACGTGAATATGTATACTCGGTCACGTATACAAAccctaaaattttgaaatggtTGGTGGGGTAGGAGGACGTGGATTCCAAGCCAATGGTGGGAGTTGGGTCATCAGCTCCAAATCAGCCACAAAAAGCTCGTTTCCACGTTCACCGAGTCCGAATCTcgctttaatattttttttattaaatgatgtAATGTGAAAGAAGATTTTGGTAATATTATTACAAGGAGCAATTTGGACATCTGGCGATTCGTGCTCTCGTGTTTCCACGTGTCGTTGACTTGCTTCCATAGACAAATGCGTATATATCACGCCCGAAAGAAGCCAATTGATGTGTACCCGTTGAGCATCCGCTTGTTATTCTCTCCACCATCTTCATCTGGGTTCTTGTTTCTGTCCAGGTACCTTTTTGGGTTTTCTTCCTCGATTATTGCTTGTTTCTGTTTATGTCGTCTGATTAATTGTCGATCGATCTTAAAAATGGATGTCACCATTCTGTGTGTTATCGACTTCTGTGGCAAATAATTGGTTTTATTGGCGATCTTAGTGTTTCCTGATTGACTGAATTAATCTATTTCTGACGAAGCGCGGTCTGTTCTTTATTTTTCGATTTCAAGAATCATCGGTTCTTTTTGGCTGTtggaatttatgaaatatatttacaGCTTTCCCGTAGTCACAATGTTGAAAATTATCTGAGCTTCTACTTTTAGGATCTCGATCATCATTTCGATTTTCCAGATCAGTTGCACAGAGTGAAAGTTGTGATCTTAAATAATTTACTTGGCAGGcgcattaaatattttaatcgtCAAAATCTATACTTAAAAGGAAAATtacattgaaattttaaaatttgaatgagCCAGTAACCTCTATGGTTACACCCGCTGGAAAATGTAAATTATCACAATCTTCATCATCTTTGTCTGGTGGATCGTATGCTTTAGCGTAAATCTCCTTGGTGCATTGGGCGAGTTGTGCAATCGATGATTTATAGACTATAGTATTAACTTTCAAAGTTTATAGAACTGTGATCTTGGGATGCTAATCGTACAAAGTGCAGGTCATAGAAACGCAAATGATGGTTGTGATGCATATAACTGATATCCAATTGCTTCTAAGTTTTAGTGCAGAAAATGGCCGACAACGGTGGATCTCCAGTAGCACCTCATAGGCGGGCTCCTCGTTTAAATGAGAGAATCCTTTCATCTTTGTCAAGGAGATCAGTTGCAGCTCATCCTTGGCATGACCTTGAGATCGGTAATCGAGGCAAAGTTGTATTTTTGTTATACGGAGTGCTATTCATCGGCAATAAATTGATAACTCTTGATGTGTGTTTTGCAGGCCGCGGAGCACCTGAAATTATTAATGTTGTATGTACCTTTATCTCTTTTTCAACCAATGTCATGACATTCGACGATGCATTTGATGCCTATTCAGGATATTGTTATTTGCATCTACCTCTTACAAAAATTTTCGAAGTTTTTTGTGGCCCATTTCATCCCATGAAactttttgataaataattatatccCATCTTAACAATAGGAGTGTCCATGACTTAAACTTTCAAAATGGCAATTGATTTCTAAACCAACATTCTTGGGATTCTTTGCATGACTTTCTCATTGTGGGCCTTAGATCTTTATTGTTTTAATCAGGTTTCGTTTCTTTCAGGTGATCGAGATACCCAAAGGAAGTAAAGTGAAATATGAACTTGACAAAAAAACTGGTCTGATCAAGGTAACTTTAAACTATCTCGCCTGATAGTACCTCTCCTATGATTAGCTATCTCAACGTCAAGAACCACCTATCTCCACGAGTGGAACTATGAGCCAGCAGAAAATTTATTTCCTATACTAATGGATGTGCAGGTTGATCGCATATTGTATTCATCAGTGGTCTATCCTCATAACTACGGTTTCATTCCACGAACTCTATGTGAAGATAATGACCCTATGGACGTTCTAGTCCTAATGCAGGTTGTTAAATTTGCCTATTTTCTTTGTAAAAAACTTAACTGGTTTTAACAGTATATACAataaatgagtttcaagatcttCCGCCTATTCTGTTTTTCATTGTTTTGAGTATCCATAACACTCAACTGGATTTCACACAGGAGCCTGTCGTCCCAGGCTGTTTTCTCAGGGCCAGAGCTATTGGACTGATGCCTATGATTGACCAGGTAGCGATCCATCTAAAGATTACAAAGTTACATCAATCAATTAGAAAAGGATAGCTTTGATTTTTTTCCGAAATAGGGAGAGAAGGATGATAAAATAATTGCGGTATGTGCTGACGATCCAGAGTATCGCCACTACACAGATATCAGTCAGCTGGCACCTCATAGGCTAACTGAAATCCGGCGCTTCTTTGAAGACTGTATCCTTGACTActaaattttaagtgttgtgcgACCGATACGGTGATCAAAACTCTGTTTTACAGTTTAAGAAAAACAGTTTAAGAAAATCGATTTTCCCGATCAGTACTAATTATTTTTTGGGCAATGATAAGTTTTTGGTTTGGTATCACAAGCCAAGATACGTGCTTGTTTCCATGCAATTATTCATATGGTGATTATAGGAGCAATAGTTGTTTTCGTGGGGACACCGATCAAAAAACTGATCAAAATATCACTTTCGTAGTGATcatgtacgatttaaaatatttgaaataacttTTCATGTATAGTGACAAGTGAACGGTTCTATAGTTATCTATGCCTACATGCAAATGGAGGATGAAGATTTTTCCTTCACAATTATTTAGACAAGAAGAATGAACACAAAGAAGTAGCAGTGGACGAGTTTTTGCCTTCCGAAACTGCCAAGGATGCCATTCAACACTCCATGTATGTTTCTCGTTTGAGATTTTCTAGATGTCACTTGGTTAATGACTTTTTCAGCTAAAATCCTTATTCTTGCTACTGTGCAGGGACCTTTATGCTGAGTACATCTTGCAGACCTTAAGGAAATAAGTGGACTAAAGGGGTGTGGGGACTGGTGAATTATTTTCTTTGCAGAAAATTTTACCGGAAGACCAATATGTTTGTTTCTACATAATCCCAAATACTTCATTTTTAGTTATAATTTCTTCTAAATTTTTGGGAAAACTTGTAAACTGGCGTTAATGGATGTTTAAAAACTAGCACATTGATTGTGGTCAGACACAACGTCATAGCTTGTACGGACTTGGTCCAAATTTGAAATGGCGACTTGGGTACTAGTTTTGATTTTAACTTCATGCTGATTTTGTCTCCGGGTTTAGGAGGAGAACAAATACGTGAAAATATGGCCATTGTTTCTAGTAGAGCGTCTAGAATCGAAACATGCAACGGACTAATAGTGAGATTAGCAAGCGATTCAGGATACTTTAGGTAGCTGAAAGCCTCGATTTTTGAATTCGGGCTAATCTGGTATCTTTTATAGTTGGTGTTGGTGTTATTATGCAATTAATGCTGGCTGACTCGTAAATGAATAATTTTGTCAAAAATACACCAAGTCGTAATTGAAAATATTCTTGTAAACGGCCATCAAATCCCAAGAAAACTCCCGACTACAACTTCGAGGGGGGATGAGTCCGCAGGAGTGTTTGACGGTACATAAAACAATGAATGAATTGGAAAAATGAACAATAAAAATGACACATTATCACGCGGCAAATActtggataattataaataagagagactcaatatatattacattttatggGCACACATAATCGTCGGAGCAGTCAGACTCGACAATCCTTACTTCCAATTGTTAAAGACTTTGTAAATTTATCACACATTAATTGCTAACGTGCCCTTTATTGTCCACATGAAAGCACCAATGCAACACATTCCTTTGACCTATACATACCATATTTGAGTTATTCCCCTTCACTATTATTTTTCTCTTTTGGGAGAAATTCTCGTTTGGAGTAACATCTTTACTAAGGCTATaacatttctttctttttatcatgaacaaaaaaaaaatcacacctCCAAATTCTAAACCTAGGAAGGTGGTTGATGCTGACTTGATTTCCCAGAGAAGGGGACACCCCATAATTCGACGTCCCTCACAGGGGGGCAGCGCCGGCGCCCCATAGTATAAATCATTCAAAAGCAGTAAATAGAAATCAAAGACTGAGCTCGAGGCAATACCCAAAATGCCATGTGCAAGCAACAGTTGCCATTGCATTGTTCCTTGTCGCTACGT encodes:
- the LOC140967110 gene encoding uncharacterized protein; translation: MALVSSFLVNFQSPKIVDLFFELMEFISPIWIALVVGVFVGWAWKPKWANQNIKLVDFTSIKEEPKPDDSLSTSRSETVFPQFYASMPSLSSLKLQLPSYISRLPDSGLEKENSSLPSVSSHNLSSSKLENGKSSIMNWDDCKHFHNLVEEKDGGPAWIQMMNRSTLSMSYQAWRRDPENGPPQYRSRTIYEDATPEMLRDFFWDDEFRSKWDDMLIHYETLDECPTTGTMHVQWVRKFPFFCSDREYIIGRRIWQSGNAYYCVTKGVPSSSVPRLSKPRRVDLYYSSWCIRAAESKRDGRTTACEILLFHHEDMGIPWEIAKLGVRQGMWGAVKKIEPGLRAYQKHRASGATLSRSALMAQVNTKVCVDSLESLENGSDSSSIVEPQYSKGDKHSRGGIAKMLVIGGVIALACSFDGGLLTKAVIFGVARRFAKVGRRL
- the LOC140967112 gene encoding soluble inorganic pyrophosphatase PPA1-like; its protein translation is MADNGGSPVAPHRRAPRLNERILSSLSRRSVAAHPWHDLEIGRGAPEIINVVIEIPKGSKVKYELDKKTGLIKVDRILYSSVVYPHNYGFIPRTLCEDNDPMDVLVLMQEPVVPGCFLRARAIGLMPMIDQGEKDDKIIAVCADDPEYRHYTDISQLAPHRLTEIRRFFEDYKKNEHKEVAVDEFLPSETAKDAIQHSMDLYAEYILQTLRK